One window of Xanthomonas sp. 10-10 genomic DNA carries:
- a CDS encoding Hsp20/alpha crystallin family protein — MNIVRYPQWPTHALQNEIKHVFDRFFEQNSDSDESAVVTAQWVPRVDIKEEPNHFVLYADLPGIDPSQIEVQMDKGILSIKGERNSESSTETERFSRIERRYGSFHRRFALPDSADADGITAAGHNGVLEIRIPKRPAATPRRIQVGNGHDTSGSTVQ; from the coding sequence ATGAACATCGTTCGTTATCCCCAGTGGCCCACGCACGCCCTGCAAAACGAGATCAAGCACGTGTTCGATCGTTTCTTCGAACAGAACAGCGATAGCGACGAATCGGCCGTGGTCACCGCCCAGTGGGTGCCGCGTGTGGACATCAAGGAAGAGCCCAACCACTTCGTACTGTATGCCGACCTGCCGGGCATCGACCCCAGCCAGATCGAGGTGCAGATGGACAAGGGCATCCTGTCGATCAAGGGCGAGCGCAACAGCGAGTCCAGCACCGAGACCGAGCGCTTCTCGCGCATCGAACGCCGCTACGGCAGTTTCCACCGCCGCTTCGCGCTGCCCGATAGCGCCGATGCCGACGGCATCACGGCGGCCGGTCATAACGGCGTGCTGGAAATCCGCATCCCCAAGCGCCCGGCAGCGACCCCGCGTCGTATTCAGGTGGGCAACGGGCACGACACCAGCGGCAGCACGGTGCAGTAA
- a CDS encoding DnaJ C-terminal domain-containing protein yields MEFKDYYATLGVEPSAGDAEIKTAYRRLARKYHPDVSKEAGAEDKFKAINEAYEALRDPQKRKAYDQLKAQGYRPGDEFQAPPSYGGGQGFDYEEVFGNGGAGGGFSDFFESLFAGQRGGRPRGPGAGPGAGAGPQARGDTRAKLAVPLEAVHSGDSVRITINGKQLDVRVPKGVQPGQVIRLSGQGNGGGNLLLEIEYAAHPQFEVDGRNILYTLQVMPWQAALGTTISVPTLGGSVELKVPADSEAGRKLRLRGRGLPGTTPGDQIVELEILAPAPTDDAQKKAYRNLAKAFGETVS; encoded by the coding sequence ATGGAATTCAAGGATTACTACGCAACGCTGGGCGTTGAACCCAGCGCAGGCGACGCGGAGATCAAGACCGCCTACCGTCGATTGGCGCGCAAGTACCACCCCGACGTCAGCAAGGAAGCCGGCGCCGAAGACAAGTTCAAGGCGATCAACGAAGCCTACGAGGCGCTGCGCGACCCGCAAAAGCGCAAGGCCTACGACCAGTTGAAGGCGCAGGGCTATCGTCCGGGCGACGAGTTCCAGGCACCGCCCAGCTACGGCGGCGGGCAGGGCTTCGACTATGAAGAAGTGTTCGGCAACGGTGGCGCCGGTGGCGGCTTCAGCGACTTTTTCGAAAGCCTGTTCGCCGGCCAGCGCGGCGGCCGTCCACGCGGACCCGGTGCCGGTCCTGGTGCAGGCGCCGGTCCGCAGGCGCGTGGCGATACCCGCGCCAAGCTGGCGGTACCGCTGGAAGCGGTGCATTCCGGCGACAGCGTCCGCATCACCATCAACGGCAAGCAGCTGGACGTGCGCGTGCCCAAGGGCGTGCAGCCCGGCCAGGTGATCCGCCTGAGCGGGCAGGGCAACGGCGGCGGCAATCTGCTGCTGGAAATCGAATATGCCGCGCACCCGCAGTTCGAGGTGGACGGGCGCAACATCCTCTACACCCTGCAGGTCATGCCCTGGCAGGCGGCGCTGGGCACCACCATCAGCGTGCCCACCCTGGGCGGCTCGGTGGAGTTGAAGGTGCCCGCCGACTCGGAGGCCGGCCGCAAGCTGCGCCTGCGCGGCCGCGGTTTGCCGGGGACCACCCCGGGCGATCAGATCGTGGAGCTGGAAATCCTGGCTCCGGCGCCCACCGACGACGCGCAGAAGAAGGCCTATCGCAACCTGGCCAAGGCCTTCGGCGAGACGGTGAGCTGA
- the pilH gene encoding twitching motility response regulator PilH, whose product MARILIVDDSPSQLLGIQRIVEKLGHETITATDGAAGVEAAKESLPDLVLMDVVMPNLNGFQATRTLKREPTTQHIPVILVTTKDQDTDRMWGMRQGARAYITKPFSEDELLEVMERVFNQKDEPPKA is encoded by the coding sequence ATGGCACGCATCTTGATCGTCGACGACTCGCCGTCGCAGCTGCTGGGGATTCAGCGCATCGTCGAGAAGTTGGGACACGAAACCATCACCGCCACCGATGGCGCCGCCGGCGTGGAAGCGGCCAAGGAGTCGCTGCCGGATCTGGTGTTGATGGACGTGGTCATGCCCAACCTCAACGGCTTCCAGGCCACGCGCACGCTCAAGCGCGAGCCCACCACCCAGCACATCCCGGTGATCCTGGTGACCACCAAGGATCAGGACACCGACCGCATGTGGGGCATGCGCCAAGGTGCGCGCGCCTACATCACCAAGCCGTTTTCCGAAGACGAACTGCTGGAAGTGATGGAACGGGTGTTCAACCAGAAGGACGAACCACCGAAGGCGTGA
- the hflK gene encoding FtsH protease activity modulator HflK encodes MAWNTPGNKGGDGPDPNRRRSWGPRGGGGNGGGWGNLPAPLKELFDGGVGRWILVAVVLMVLFSSFQLIGEQQRGVVLRFGQFSRILQPGPSFKLPWPIESVRKVNATEIKTFSNQVPVLTRDENIVNVSLNVQYQISDPRKYLFGSRNADLVLEQAAQSAVREQVGRSDLNTVLNNRGPLAIASKDRLQLALDAYNTGLAVTGVTLPDARPPEEVKPAFDEVNGAQQVRERLINEAQAYAAKVVPEARGQGARTRTGAEGYKQAVISKAEGDADRFTLLQEQYAGAPEVTRKRLWLETVQKVLSENRKVIGSDGRQVIYVPLPADAGRAANAGGNAGTGGMPSMVPQDVLLNPPQSATSEAIRNPERGPRPTGREGTEQ; translated from the coding sequence ATGGCCTGGAACACACCCGGCAACAAGGGCGGAGACGGCCCGGATCCCAACCGTCGCAGGTCCTGGGGCCCGCGCGGTGGTGGCGGCAACGGTGGTGGCTGGGGCAATCTGCCCGCGCCGTTGAAGGAGCTGTTCGACGGCGGCGTCGGGCGCTGGATCCTGGTCGCGGTGGTGCTGATGGTGCTGTTCTCCAGCTTCCAGCTCATCGGCGAGCAGCAGCGTGGTGTGGTGCTGCGCTTCGGCCAGTTCTCGCGCATCCTGCAGCCAGGCCCCAGCTTCAAGTTGCCCTGGCCGATCGAATCGGTGCGCAAGGTCAACGCGACCGAGATCAAGACCTTCAGCAATCAGGTGCCGGTGCTGACGCGCGACGAGAACATCGTCAATGTCTCGCTCAACGTGCAGTACCAGATCAGCGACCCGCGCAAGTACCTGTTCGGTTCGCGTAATGCCGATCTGGTGCTGGAGCAGGCCGCGCAAAGTGCGGTGCGCGAGCAGGTGGGGCGGTCGGACCTCAATACCGTGCTCAACAACCGCGGCCCGCTGGCGATCGCATCCAAGGATCGCCTGCAGCTGGCGCTGGATGCCTACAACACCGGCCTGGCCGTGACCGGCGTGACCCTGCCCGATGCGCGTCCGCCGGAAGAGGTGAAGCCGGCTTTCGACGAGGTCAACGGTGCCCAGCAGGTGCGCGAGCGCCTGATCAACGAAGCCCAGGCCTACGCCGCCAAGGTGGTGCCCGAGGCACGCGGCCAGGGCGCACGCACCCGCACCGGCGCCGAAGGCTACAAGCAGGCGGTGATCTCCAAGGCCGAAGGCGACGCCGACCGCTTCACCCTGCTGCAGGAGCAGTACGCCGGTGCCCCCGAGGTCACGCGCAAGCGCCTGTGGCTGGAAACCGTGCAGAAGGTGCTGTCGGAGAACCGCAAGGTGATCGGCAGCGACGGCCGCCAGGTCATCTATGTGCCGCTGCCGGCCGATGCCGGCAGGGCTGCCAACGCCGGCGGCAACGCGGGCACGGGCGGGATGCCGTCGATGGTGCCGCAGGACGTGCTGTTGAATCCGCCGCAAAGCGCCACGAGCGAGGCCATCCGCAACCCGGAACGCGGCCCGCGTCCGACCGGCCGTGAGGGAACCGAACAATGA
- a CDS encoding protease modulator HflC, producing MKNSLVIGLIVAVLLTLMGSVFVVREDQTAMVLNLGRVVRADLKPGLHFKIPVVESVRVFDRRFQVLDTAPARYFTAEQKDVSVDFFAIGYISDVRAFYRATGGEESVANSRLAPIITDSLRNQINSRTLQQLVSGDRSELIASQLKGINGAIKGLGMQITDLRIKQIDLPTDSQVITDVYERMRAQRKQEASKLRAEGEEQALTIRAQADRESTVIKADAERDAQKLRGEGDADAARIYGQAGAKDPSFYAFYRSLEAYRESMTDGNGVIVLDKNDPFLQYLKSDR from the coding sequence ATGAAGAATTCGCTAGTCATCGGCCTGATCGTTGCCGTGTTGCTGACCCTGATGGGCTCGGTGTTCGTGGTGCGCGAAGACCAGACCGCCATGGTGCTCAACCTGGGCCGCGTGGTGCGTGCCGACCTCAAGCCCGGCCTGCACTTCAAGATTCCGGTGGTGGAATCGGTGCGCGTGTTCGACCGCCGCTTCCAGGTGCTCGATACCGCCCCGGCGCGTTACTTCACTGCCGAGCAGAAAGACGTGAGCGTGGACTTCTTCGCCATCGGCTACATCTCCGATGTGCGTGCGTTCTATCGCGCCACCGGTGGCGAGGAGTCGGTGGCAAATTCGCGCCTGGCACCGATCATCACCGACTCGCTGCGCAACCAGATCAACTCGCGCACCCTGCAGCAGCTGGTCTCCGGCGACCGCAGCGAATTGATCGCCAGCCAGCTCAAGGGCATCAACGGCGCCATCAAGGGCCTGGGGATGCAGATCACCGACCTGCGCATCAAGCAGATCGACCTGCCGACCGACAGTCAGGTGATCACCGACGTCTACGAGCGCATGCGCGCCCAGCGCAAGCAGGAAGCCAGCAAGCTGCGCGCCGAAGGCGAAGAGCAGGCGCTGACCATCCGTGCGCAAGCCGACCGCGAAAGCACGGTGATCAAGGCCGACGCCGAACGCGATGCGCAGAAGTTGCGTGGCGAAGGCGATGCCGACGCCGCACGCATCTACGGCCAGGCCGGAGCGAAGGACCCCTCGTTCTACGCCTTCTACCGCAGCCTGGAGGCCTATCGCGAATCCATGACCGACGGCAACGGCGTGATCGTGCTCGACAAGAACGACCCGTTCCTGCAGTACCTCAAGAGCGATCGCTGA
- a CDS encoding acyltransferase, whose product MIKTDRLVFLDALRGMAALYVVLFHVMAMPTPALTPGPLWVPVLTAGATGVALFFVISAFSLCYTMPRHAATGQPLHSFYLHRFFRIAPLFYVWLAFSAYRDGRGAHPGHSWVEIATNMTFTFNLVPGWEAGIVWASWAIGVEMLFYAVFPLLFLSIRNLTSAAVFALCTVLASALAASGLLGESAMAATHDYGLLRHLPVFAIGLCTFFAYTELKKSPTATAIRWGKFLIGAGSIGLVACIATSANGIIGPVAFWICSGLVYAVLLVGMSQVPPTVIVNRFTAYLGKISYSIYLGHPVVIALMGPVFGFIRHRSHDQTVSYLLCASITLLVTLPLAALTYRFIEAPAIGWGKRLGPKVHRSHPPATC is encoded by the coding sequence ATGATCAAGACCGATCGCCTGGTATTTCTCGATGCGCTGCGTGGGATGGCAGCGCTTTATGTCGTGCTGTTCCACGTCATGGCGATGCCCACGCCGGCGCTGACGCCCGGCCCGTTGTGGGTACCCGTGCTGACCGCCGGAGCGACGGGCGTCGCGCTGTTCTTTGTCATCAGCGCATTCTCGCTGTGCTACACCATGCCGCGTCACGCGGCCACGGGGCAGCCATTACACAGCTTCTACCTGCATCGGTTCTTTCGCATTGCGCCGTTGTTTTATGTCTGGCTGGCTTTTTCGGCGTACCGCGACGGCCGTGGTGCACACCCCGGCCATTCCTGGGTCGAAATCGCCACAAATATGACGTTTACGTTCAATCTGGTGCCAGGCTGGGAAGCAGGCATCGTCTGGGCCAGCTGGGCCATCGGCGTGGAAATGTTGTTCTACGCAGTGTTCCCGTTGCTGTTCCTGTCGATCAGGAACTTGACCAGCGCGGCAGTCTTCGCGCTATGCACCGTCTTGGCATCGGCGCTGGCGGCCTCAGGGTTGCTGGGGGAGTCCGCAATGGCGGCCACGCATGATTACGGCTTGCTTCGGCACCTCCCGGTATTCGCCATCGGGCTGTGCACCTTCTTTGCATACACCGAACTGAAGAAAAGTCCAACTGCAACAGCAATACGCTGGGGCAAATTTCTGATAGGGGCCGGCAGCATCGGTCTGGTCGCATGCATCGCAACCAGTGCAAACGGCATCATCGGTCCGGTGGCTTTCTGGATCTGCAGCGGCCTGGTCTACGCAGTGCTGCTGGTCGGCATGTCGCAAGTTCCGCCAACCGTGATCGTCAATCGATTCACCGCCTACCTCGGCAAGATCAGCTACTCGATCTATCTGGGGCATCCGGTCGTCATCGCCTTGATGGGGCCGGTGTTCGGTTTCATTCGCCATAGGAGCCACGACCAGACGGTATCGTACCTGCTGTGTGCCTCGATCACCTTGCTGGTCACCTTGCCGCTGGCGGCGCTTACTTATCGCTTTATCGAGGCACCCGCGATTGGCTGGGGTAAACGGCTAGGACCCAAAGTCCATCGTTCTCATCCACCGGCGACGTGCTGA
- a CDS encoding DUF2065 family protein — protein sequence MQEFLSALCLIVVIEGLLLFAMPTAWKRMVEQLFSLPTAQLRAIGGVTLLLGVIALLVVRH from the coding sequence ATGCAAGAGTTCTTGTCCGCCTTGTGCCTGATCGTTGTCATTGAGGGGCTGCTGCTGTTTGCCATGCCCACCGCCTGGAAACGGATGGTGGAGCAGTTGTTCAGCCTGCCCACTGCGCAATTGCGTGCCATCGGCGGCGTCACGCTGCTACTGGGCGTGATCGCGTTGTTGGTTGTGCGTCACTGA
- a CDS encoding adenylosuccinate synthase, with protein sequence MGQSVVVLGAQWGDEGKGKIVDLLTEEIGAVVRFQGGHNAGHTLVINGKKTVLHLIPSGILRDDALCLIGNGVVISPAALIKEISELEGAGVEVRSRLKISPAAPLIMPYHIALDQAREKAAGGKAIGTTGRGIGPAYEDKVARRGIRIADLHYPPQLEELLRTALDYHNFVLTKYLGVDAVDFQKTYDEALAFGEYVQPMKYDVAGILHDLRKQGKRVLFEGAQGALLDIDHGTYPYVTSSNTTVGGALAGTGVGADAIDYVLGIAKAYATRVGGGPFPTELDDEVGQGIRDRGAEYGASTGRPRRCGWMDIVALKRAVAINGISGLCITKLDVLDGMEKLKVCIAYEYRGKRTEYAPLDAQGWEECTPVYLEFPGWTENTHGITVWDELPPAARAYLRALEELAGCPISIVSTGPDRDHTMVLQDPFA encoded by the coding sequence ATGGGTCAGTCAGTTGTCGTGCTCGGTGCCCAGTGGGGCGATGAAGGCAAAGGCAAGATCGTCGATCTGCTTACCGAAGAGATCGGTGCGGTCGTCCGCTTCCAGGGCGGCCATAACGCCGGCCATACGCTGGTCATCAACGGCAAGAAGACCGTCTTGCATCTGATCCCGTCCGGCATCCTGCGCGACGACGCGCTGTGCCTGATCGGAAATGGCGTGGTGATCTCCCCGGCCGCGCTGATCAAGGAAATCAGCGAGCTGGAAGGCGCCGGCGTGGAGGTGCGTTCGCGCCTGAAGATCTCCCCGGCCGCACCGCTGATCATGCCGTACCACATCGCCCTGGATCAGGCGCGCGAAAAGGCGGCCGGCGGCAAGGCCATCGGCACCACCGGCCGCGGCATCGGCCCGGCGTATGAAGACAAGGTGGCGCGTCGCGGGATCCGCATCGCCGACCTGCATTACCCGCCGCAGCTGGAAGAACTGCTGCGCACCGCGCTGGATTACCACAACTTCGTGCTGACCAAGTACCTGGGCGTGGACGCGGTCGATTTTCAGAAGACCTACGACGAAGCGCTGGCGTTTGGCGAGTACGTGCAGCCGATGAAGTACGACGTGGCCGGCATCCTGCACGATCTGCGCAAGCAGGGTAAGCGGGTGCTGTTCGAAGGCGCGCAGGGCGCGTTGCTGGACATCGACCACGGCACCTATCCGTACGTCACCAGCTCCAACACCACCGTGGGCGGCGCGCTGGCCGGCACCGGCGTGGGCGCCGACGCCATCGACTACGTGCTGGGCATCGCCAAGGCCTACGCCACGCGCGTGGGCGGCGGCCCGTTCCCGACCGAGCTGGACGACGAAGTGGGCCAGGGCATCCGCGACCGCGGCGCCGAGTACGGCGCCTCCACCGGCCGCCCGCGTCGCTGCGGCTGGATGGACATCGTCGCGCTCAAGCGTGCGGTGGCCATCAACGGCATCTCCGGCCTGTGCATCACCAAGCTCGACGTGCTGGACGGCATGGAAAAGCTCAAGGTCTGCATCGCCTACGAATACCGCGGCAAGCGCACCGAATACGCACCGCTGGATGCGCAGGGCTGGGAAGAATGCACCCCGGTGTATCTGGAGTTCCCGGGCTGGACCGAGAACACCCACGGCATCACCGTGTGGGACGAGTTGCCGCCTGCCGCACGCGCCTACCTGCGCGCGCTGGAGGAGCTGGCCGGCTGCCCAATCAGCATCGTCTCCACCGGCCCGGACCGCGACCACACCATGGTGCTGCAGGACCCGTTCGCCTGA
- a CDS encoding M1 family metallopeptidase, with amino-acid sequence MRLPLVTAIALALVGTSPAASVFAAAPVPQSADAASITTQLPRTAKPTHYAVEITPHADKMRFDGKVAIDISVLQPTDRIVLQAANLSLARGTLTQKGGKPQTARISTDADAQTATFAFGKPLAAGEYVLSIDYSGVINTQANGLFALDYTTAQGARRALFTQFENSDARRFIPSWDEPNFKATFDLAINAPAGQMAVSNMPVASSRPGANGRTRIAFQTSPKMSTYLLFVSVGDFERATVKADNGTEIGVIAQKGKVDQAQFALESGRDVLHEYNDYFGIPYPLPKLDNIAAPGRSQFFSAMENWGAIFTFEYSLLLDPAVSNIDTKQGVFTVAAHEIAHQWFGNLVTMAWWDDLWLNEGFANWMEARTTAKLHPEWDIDKTGPAKKSRLAMRRDAYVTTHPVVQHVATVEQASQAFDAITYAKGEAVIAMLEDYVGSDNWREGVRSYIKQHQYGNAVTDQLWQQIDAVAPGKQFTQVAHDFTLQPGVPLIKASTRCVGGQTAVTLEQGELTLDRPDKQPLRWHVPVVVRSGDAAPVHVLVDGTAQVQVPGCDAALVVNAGQKGYFRTLYAPAQFKALTSRFGALPVVDQLGVLNDTDALADAGLQTQADVLDLTAQVAVGASPDVWDMVASIYDGVDGSFEHDPAGRAAWRAYAVPRLSAEFATLGWDNRDGDSAQIQQLRTRLIASLSDMGDAAVIAEARRRFAAFQATPASLSPELRDSVLGAVARNADTATWDALHALARQETSSMVRDTYYDFLSMPIDEALAKRALALALTPEPGATTGASMIDRVASQHPELAFDFAVAHRTQVDTLVDSTSRARYYPSLGMDSAELATADRIKAYADQYIAPTSRQAADNAINTIQTRVKLRAASLPQIKAWLKARKR; translated from the coding sequence ATGCGTCTTCCCCTGGTGACCGCCATCGCACTGGCCCTGGTCGGTACAAGTCCGGCTGCCTCCGTCTTCGCAGCTGCGCCCGTGCCGCAGAGCGCCGACGCCGCCTCCATCACCACCCAGTTGCCGCGCACCGCCAAGCCCACGCATTACGCAGTGGAGATCACTCCGCACGCCGACAAGATGCGCTTCGACGGCAAGGTCGCCATCGATATCAGCGTGCTGCAGCCCACCGACCGCATCGTGTTGCAGGCGGCCAACCTGAGCTTGGCGCGTGGCACGCTCACGCAAAAAGGCGGCAAGCCGCAGACTGCCAGGATCAGCACCGATGCCGATGCGCAGACCGCCACGTTCGCGTTCGGCAAGCCGCTGGCAGCGGGCGAGTACGTGCTGTCCATCGATTACAGCGGCGTGATCAACACGCAGGCCAACGGCTTGTTCGCGCTGGATTACACCACCGCGCAAGGTGCGCGCCGCGCGTTGTTCACCCAGTTCGAAAACTCCGATGCGCGCCGCTTCATTCCTTCCTGGGACGAGCCCAACTTCAAGGCCACCTTCGACCTGGCGATCAATGCGCCGGCCGGGCAGATGGCGGTGAGCAACATGCCCGTCGCCTCGTCCCGGCCGGGCGCAAACGGGCGCACCCGCATCGCGTTCCAGACCTCGCCCAAGATGTCCACGTACCTGCTGTTCGTCAGCGTGGGCGATTTCGAACGCGCCACCGTCAAGGCCGACAATGGCACCGAGATCGGTGTCATCGCGCAGAAGGGCAAGGTGGACCAGGCGCAATTCGCACTGGAATCCGGCCGCGATGTCTTGCACGAGTACAACGACTACTTCGGCATCCCATACCCGCTGCCCAAGCTGGACAACATCGCCGCGCCCGGGCGCAGCCAGTTCTTCAGCGCCATGGAAAACTGGGGGGCGATCTTCACCTTCGAATACTCGTTGTTGCTGGATCCGGCGGTGTCCAACATCGATACCAAGCAAGGCGTGTTCACCGTCGCCGCGCACGAGATCGCGCACCAGTGGTTCGGCAATCTGGTGACCATGGCGTGGTGGGACGACTTGTGGCTCAACGAAGGCTTCGCCAACTGGATGGAAGCGCGCACCACGGCAAAACTGCATCCGGAATGGGACATCGACAAGACCGGCCCGGCCAAGAAGAGCCGCCTGGCCATGCGGCGCGATGCGTATGTGACCACCCACCCGGTGGTGCAGCACGTGGCCACCGTGGAGCAGGCCAGCCAGGCCTTCGACGCCATCACCTACGCCAAGGGCGAGGCGGTGATTGCCATGCTGGAAGACTACGTCGGCTCGGATAACTGGCGCGAAGGCGTGCGCAGTTACATCAAGCAGCATCAGTACGGCAATGCGGTGACCGACCAGTTGTGGCAGCAGATCGACGCCGTGGCACCGGGCAAGCAATTCACCCAGGTGGCACACGATTTCACCCTGCAGCCGGGCGTGCCGTTGATCAAGGCCAGCACCCGCTGCGTGGGTGGCCAGACCGCGGTGACGCTGGAGCAGGGCGAGCTCACGCTGGACCGCCCCGACAAGCAGCCGTTGCGCTGGCATGTGCCGGTGGTCGTGCGCAGCGGCGACGCCGCGCCGGTGCACGTGCTGGTAGACGGCACCGCCCAGGTGCAGGTGCCGGGCTGCGACGCAGCGCTGGTGGTCAACGCCGGGCAAAAGGGCTACTTCCGCACCTTGTACGCGCCCGCACAGTTCAAGGCGCTGACCAGCAGGTTTGGCGCGCTACCGGTGGTGGACCAGTTGGGCGTGTTGAACGACACCGACGCACTGGCCGACGCGGGCCTGCAGACACAGGCCGATGTCTTGGATCTCACCGCACAGGTGGCAGTCGGCGCATCGCCCGACGTCTGGGACATGGTGGCCAGCATCTACGATGGTGTGGATGGCAGCTTCGAGCATGACCCGGCTGGGCGCGCCGCGTGGCGTGCCTATGCCGTACCGCGGCTGTCGGCCGAATTCGCAACGCTGGGCTGGGACAACCGCGATGGCGACTCGGCGCAGATCCAGCAGTTGCGTACCCGCCTGATCGCCAGCCTCAGCGACATGGGAGATGCCGCAGTGATCGCCGAGGCGCGCCGGCGCTTTGCCGCCTTCCAGGCCACTCCCGCATCGCTGTCGCCGGAGCTGCGTGACAGCGTGCTGGGCGCGGTTGCGCGCAATGCCGACACCGCCACCTGGGACGCCTTGCATGCCTTGGCCAGGCAGGAAACCTCCTCGATGGTGCGCGACACCTATTACGATTTCCTCTCCATGCCCATCGACGAGGCGCTGGCCAAGCGCGCGCTGGCACTGGCGTTGACGCCAGAGCCGGGCGCCACCACTGGCGCAAGCATGATCGACCGGGTCGCCTCCCAGCATCCGGAGCTTGCCTTCGATTTCGCCGTGGCGCATCGCACGCAGGTGGATACCCTGGTGGACTCCACCTCGCGTGCCCGCTACTACCCCAGCCTGGGCATGGACTCGGCAGAGCTTGCCACCGCCGACAGGATCAAGGCCTATGCCGACCAGTACATCGCGCCGACCTCGCGGCAGGCCGCGGACAACGCCATCAACACGATCCAGACGCGGGTGAAGCTGCGGGCGGCGTCGCTGCCGCAGATCAAGGCGTGGTTGAAGGCACGCAAGCGCTGA
- a CDS encoding XVIPCD domain-containing protein yields MSGLSEQDLEILSNYANKGNRELYWNYLSQLDGADGYGTLALGVVRNDSLPGQVANNYAQDYARTQHDTGSRFANAELSERQWEEFGQTLLKKDFELRQAWFDKERPDMALNLPGKDVMRAHDQAFLDHELDPNCWTPRVLLQAALEKSGPQKLEQIWTNMLDNEYIGATRISNTGYETFAQMGLAAGSQYLAKLGTTETIQMLDGRSAVDPNVIGSNSFYAMYFEKEQKWVNVSAGGGHLSMREETNAGRIAELDDARAVRLERQQKTTQFHEDDPYRSITRSPFTASADGLPDRMQPPTKLAEIGPDHRDYALLQQVRSGVSAIDAQAGRTPDENSERLIASVMALARQNNLDRADHVLLSEQTADSPAGRNVIVVQGELNNPAHLRAHMPTDVAVQTPVEQSLQQLEVASTNRQQALAQSQQQEMDNRQRESASMRMG; encoded by the coding sequence GTGAGCGGACTGAGTGAGCAGGATCTGGAAATTCTTTCCAACTATGCAAATAAAGGCAATCGCGAGCTGTACTGGAACTATCTCTCGCAGCTTGATGGAGCAGACGGCTATGGGACGCTGGCATTAGGCGTAGTGCGCAACGACAGCTTGCCAGGGCAAGTGGCTAACAATTACGCGCAAGACTATGCCAGGACACAGCACGATACCGGCTCGCGCTTTGCCAATGCTGAATTGAGCGAACGCCAGTGGGAAGAGTTCGGGCAAACGCTGCTCAAGAAGGATTTTGAGCTTCGACAAGCTTGGTTCGACAAAGAGCGTCCGGATATGGCACTGAACCTTCCCGGCAAGGACGTCATGCGAGCACACGACCAAGCCTTCCTGGACCATGAGCTCGACCCCAACTGCTGGACCCCACGCGTCCTCCTGCAAGCAGCCCTGGAAAAAAGCGGCCCCCAGAAGTTGGAACAGATCTGGACCAACATGCTCGACAACGAGTACATCGGCGCCACTCGCATCAGCAACACCGGCTACGAGACCTTTGCGCAGATGGGACTGGCGGCCGGCAGCCAGTACCTGGCCAAGCTCGGCACCACCGAGACGATCCAGATGCTGGACGGCCGCTCCGCCGTCGACCCCAATGTCATCGGCAGCAACAGCTTCTATGCGATGTACTTCGAAAAAGAACAGAAATGGGTGAACGTCAGCGCAGGCGGCGGCCATCTGTCCATGCGCGAAGAAACCAATGCCGGCCGTATCGCCGAACTCGATGATGCCCGCGCCGTCCGCCTGGAACGGCAGCAGAAAACCACGCAGTTCCACGAAGACGATCCGTACCGCTCCATCACCCGCAGCCCGTTCACGGCGTCGGCCGACGGCCTGCCGGATCGGATGCAGCCGCCTACCAAACTGGCCGAGATCGGCCCTGATCATCGGGACTACGCATTGCTGCAGCAGGTGCGTTCGGGTGTAAGCGCGATCGATGCGCAAGCCGGGCGCACACCGGACGAGAACAGCGAGCGCCTCATCGCCAGCGTGATGGCCCTCGCCCGCCAGAACAACCTGGACCGGGCCGATCACGTGCTGCTGAGCGAACAGACGGCCGACAGCCCGGCTGGCCGCAATGTGATTGTGGTGCAGGGCGAGTTGAACAACCCGGCGCACCTGCGCGCCCATATGCCGACCGATGTGGCCGTGCAGACGCCGGTGGAGCAGTCGCTGCAGCAGCTGGAAGTCGCCAGCACAAATCGCCAGCAGGCGTTGGCGCAGAGCCAGCAGCAGGAGATGGACAACCGGCAGCGTGAGAGTGCGTCGATGCGCATGGGATAA